A window of the Haloarcula litorea genome harbors these coding sequences:
- the rqcH gene encoding ribosome rescue protein RqcH yields the protein MDHKRELTSVDLAALAGELGDYEGAKLDKAYLYEDDDLVRLKLRDFDRGRVEFVIELGDVKRAHVAAPEHVPDAPGRPPDFAMMLRNRLSGADLVRVEQFEFDRILELEFDRDDGSTTIVAELFGDGNVAVLDEHGDVIDCLETVRLKSRTVAPGSRYEFPSARFNPLTVDYEGFVARVRESDSDLVRTLATQLNFGGLYGEELCSRAGIDYNVPVEEVTDEQLEHLYDIVAEMATRLREGDLDPRVYYETVEEGDGDDPERRRVDATPIPLVEYEHLYSESFEEFNAALDDYFYNVQREDEVEGGEPQRPDFEAEIEKYERIIEQQQGAIEDFEADAEAEREKAESLYANYDLVDDVLSTVRTAREDDVAWDDIEAKFAEGAERGIPAAEAVEGVDGSEGTVTMTVAGTTVTLDASMGVEKNADRLYTEAKRIEEKKEGAQAAIEDTREDLAEAKERRAAWEADDGDESATDDEEDDESEPTDWLNEPSVPVRSTEKWYEQFRWFHTSDGYLVIGGRDADDNEELVQKYIERGDKFFHAQAHGGPVTVLKATGPSEPAKEVDFPQSSLDQAAQFAVSYSSVWKDGRFAGDVYMVDPDQVSKTPESGEYLEKGGFAVRGDRTYFEDTAVGVAVGITCEDETRVVGGPPAAIRPQAATSVEVEPGQFAQNDIAKRLYREFRERFADESFVRKVASPDRIQEFLPPGGSRMVEE from the coding sequence ATGGACCACAAGCGGGAGCTGACGAGCGTCGACCTCGCGGCGCTCGCCGGCGAACTCGGCGACTACGAGGGGGCGAAACTCGACAAGGCCTACCTCTACGAGGACGACGACCTCGTCAGGCTGAAGCTCCGGGACTTCGACCGGGGCCGCGTCGAGTTCGTCATCGAGCTCGGAGACGTCAAGCGCGCCCACGTCGCCGCCCCCGAGCACGTCCCCGACGCGCCGGGGCGGCCGCCGGACTTCGCGATGATGCTGCGGAACCGGCTGTCGGGCGCGGACCTCGTCCGCGTCGAGCAGTTCGAGTTCGACCGCATCCTGGAACTGGAGTTCGACCGCGACGACGGCTCGACGACGATCGTCGCGGAGCTGTTCGGCGACGGCAACGTCGCGGTGCTGGACGAACACGGCGACGTCATCGACTGTCTGGAGACCGTCCGCCTGAAGTCCCGGACCGTCGCGCCCGGGAGCCGCTACGAGTTCCCCTCCGCGCGGTTCAACCCCCTGACCGTCGACTACGAGGGGTTCGTCGCCCGGGTCCGGGAGTCGGACTCGGACCTCGTGCGGACGCTGGCGACCCAGCTCAACTTCGGCGGCCTCTACGGCGAGGAGCTCTGCTCGCGGGCCGGCATCGACTACAACGTCCCCGTCGAGGAGGTGACCGACGAGCAGCTCGAACACCTCTACGACATCGTCGCCGAGATGGCCACGCGGCTGCGGGAGGGCGACCTCGACCCGCGGGTCTACTACGAGACCGTCGAGGAAGGGGACGGCGACGACCCCGAGCGCCGCCGGGTCGACGCCACCCCGATCCCGCTGGTGGAGTACGAACACCTCTACAGCGAGTCCTTCGAGGAGTTCAACGCCGCGCTCGACGACTACTTCTACAACGTCCAGCGCGAGGACGAGGTCGAGGGCGGCGAGCCCCAGCGGCCGGACTTCGAGGCGGAGATCGAGAAGTACGAGCGCATCATCGAGCAACAGCAGGGGGCGATCGAGGACTTCGAGGCCGACGCCGAGGCCGAACGCGAGAAGGCCGAGTCGCTGTACGCCAACTACGACCTCGTCGACGACGTGCTCTCGACGGTCCGGACGGCGCGCGAGGACGACGTCGCTTGGGACGACATCGAGGCGAAGTTCGCCGAGGGGGCCGAGCGCGGCATCCCCGCGGCCGAGGCCGTCGAGGGCGTCGACGGCAGCGAGGGGACCGTGACGATGACCGTCGCGGGGACGACGGTCACGCTGGACGCGTCGATGGGCGTCGAGAAGAACGCCGACCGCCTCTACACCGAGGCCAAGCGCATCGAGGAGAAGAAGGAGGGCGCACAGGCGGCCATCGAGGACACCCGGGAGGACCTGGCCGAGGCGAAAGAGCGCCGCGCGGCGTGGGAGGCCGACGACGGCGACGAGAGCGCCACCGACGACGAGGAGGACGACGAGTCGGAGCCGACCGACTGGCTGAACGAACCCTCCGTCCCAGTCCGGTCGACCGAGAAGTGGTACGAGCAGTTCCGGTGGTTCCACACCTCGGACGGCTACCTCGTCATCGGCGGCCGGGACGCCGACGACAACGAGGAACTGGTCCAGAAGTACATCGAACGCGGTGACAAGTTCTTCCACGCCCAGGCCCACGGCGGCCCCGTCACGGTCCTGAAGGCGACCGGGCCGAGCGAACCCGCGAAGGAGGTCGACTTCCCGCAGTCCTCGCTGGACCAGGCCGCGCAGTTCGCCGTCTCCTACTCGTCGGTCTGGAAGGACGGCCGGTTCGCTGGCGACGTGTATATGGTCGACCCCGACCAGGTCTCGAAGACCCCCGAGAGCGGCGAGTACCTGGAGAAGGGCGGGTTCGCCGTCCGCGGGGACCGCACCTACTTCGAGGACACCGCCGTCGGCGTCGCCGTCGGCATCACCTGCGAGGACGAGACCCGCGTCGTCGGCGGTCCGCCGGCGGCGATCCGCCCGCAGGCCGCCACGAGCGTCGAGGTCGAACCGGGCCAGTTCGCGCAGAACGACATCGCGAAACGGCTCTACCGGGAGTTCCGCGAGCGCTTCGCCGACGAGTCGTTCGTCCGGAAGGTCGCGAGCCCCGACCGAATCCAGGAGTTCTTACCGCCGGGTGGCAGCCGGATGGTCGAGGAGTAG
- a CDS encoding MBL fold metallo-hydrolase, translating into MRLTFLGTGSAMPSGERVQSGYLLEHGDDCLLVDCGSGVLDALARTSVGYEGVDTVLLTHHHLDHVSDLDVLLKARWLAGATDLTVAGPPGTRALVEDLLSVHEYMQGRLDLTLRDVEGASFSLAGFEGERYETVHSMQCFAYRLTPTDGGPTVVAGGDSEADPGLVEFADGAAVLVHDCSFPDEVDVSNHPTPSSLGAALATADADVGRVYLTHLYPHTEGRHEEMLDSVSDRYDGDVRFAEDDLTVTVSATE; encoded by the coding sequence ATGCGCCTGACGTTTCTCGGCACCGGCAGCGCGATGCCCAGCGGGGAGCGCGTCCAGTCCGGCTACCTCCTCGAACACGGCGACGACTGCCTGCTCGTCGACTGTGGCAGCGGCGTCCTCGACGCGCTCGCCCGCACCAGCGTCGGTTACGAGGGCGTCGACACCGTCCTGCTGACCCACCACCACCTCGATCACGTCTCGGACCTCGACGTCCTGCTGAAGGCCCGGTGGCTTGCCGGCGCGACGGACCTGACCGTCGCCGGCCCGCCCGGAACGCGAGCGCTCGTCGAGGACCTGCTGTCGGTCCACGAGTACATGCAGGGACGGCTCGACCTGACGCTCCGGGACGTCGAGGGGGCGTCGTTCTCACTGGCGGGATTCGAGGGGGAACGGTACGAGACGGTTCACTCGATGCAGTGTTTCGCCTACCGTCTCACGCCGACCGACGGCGGTCCGACCGTCGTCGCCGGCGGCGACTCGGAGGCCGACCCGGGCCTCGTCGAGTTCGCGGACGGCGCGGCCGTCCTCGTCCACGACTGCTCGTTCCCGGACGAGGTGGACGTGTCGAACCACCCGACGCCGTCGTCCCTCGGGGCGGCGCTGGCGACGGCCGACGCCGACGTGGGTCGGGTCTACCTCACGCACCTCTACCCCCACACCGAAGGCCGTCACGAGGAGATGCTCGACTCGGTGAGCGACCGCTACGACGGCGACGTGCGCTTCGCCGAGGACGACCTGACGGTCACGGTGAGCGCGACCGAGTGA
- a CDS encoding mRNA surveillance protein pelota yields MQIQSREQTAEGRERVEVVPETLDDLWHLSYVVEPGDRVSGDTTRRIQRNDEDLRDSGGEREHMWVAIDVTDVEFAKFANRLRVGGEIVDCSREDQLGFHHTLNVEERTELTIEKRWKPDQVERLEEAVEATENPDVAIATVEEGEAHVHTVAQYGTEERATITSTTGKGEYARPREELFAELADVLHRQDVDAYILAGPGFTKQDALDHFREEIPEIAESMTVVDTAGVGDRGVHEVLKRGAVDDVQEQTRIAEEAEYIDELMARIGEGAEVAYGPEEVAKAADYGAIETLLVLDERLRKERAGEGDWAVDVDDVIETTEQKGGDVTVFSAEFAPGQQLANLGGIAALLRYRLD; encoded by the coding sequence ATGCAGATTCAGAGTCGCGAGCAGACCGCCGAGGGTCGCGAGCGCGTCGAGGTGGTCCCCGAGACGCTCGACGACCTCTGGCACCTCTCGTACGTCGTCGAGCCCGGCGACCGGGTCTCCGGGGACACGACGCGGCGCATCCAGCGCAACGACGAGGACCTGCGGGACTCCGGCGGCGAGCGCGAGCACATGTGGGTCGCCATCGACGTGACCGACGTGGAGTTCGCGAAGTTCGCCAACCGCCTGCGGGTCGGGGGCGAGATCGTCGACTGCTCGCGGGAGGACCAGCTCGGCTTCCACCACACGCTCAACGTCGAGGAGCGGACCGAACTCACCATCGAGAAGCGCTGGAAGCCCGACCAGGTCGAGCGGCTGGAGGAGGCCGTCGAGGCCACGGAGAACCCCGACGTCGCCATCGCCACCGTCGAGGAGGGCGAGGCCCACGTCCACACCGTCGCCCAGTACGGCACCGAGGAGCGGGCGACGATCACCTCGACGACGGGGAAAGGCGAGTACGCCCGCCCCCGCGAGGAGCTGTTCGCGGAGCTGGCCGACGTGTTGCACAGGCAGGACGTCGACGCCTACATCCTCGCCGGCCCGGGGTTCACGAAACAGGACGCCCTCGACCACTTCCGCGAGGAGATCCCCGAGATCGCGGAGTCGATGACCGTCGTCGACACCGCCGGCGTCGGCGACCGCGGCGTCCACGAGGTGCTGAAACGCGGTGCCGTCGACGACGTCCAGGAGCAGACCCGCATCGCCGAGGAGGCGGAGTACATCGACGAACTGATGGCCCGTATCGGCGAGGGCGCGGAGGTCGCGTACGGCCCCGAAGAGGTGGCGAAGGCAGCCGACTACGGCGCGATCGAGACGCTGCTGGTGCTGGACGAGCGCCTGCGGAAAGAGCGGGCCGGCGAGGGGGACTGGGCGGTCGACGTCGACGACGTCATCGAGACGACCGAGCAGAAGGGCGGCGACGTGACGGTGTTCTCCGCGGAGTTCGCGCCCGGGCAGCAGCTGGCCAACCTCGGCGGGATCGCCGCGTTGCTCCGGTACCGGCTGGACTGA
- a CDS encoding DUF4013 domain-containing protein, with translation MFEDAIRYPWQGDEKVTTLLLGGVLGLLGFLLIPAILVLGYLVRVVRQVEAGDRERPPTFEDWGDLLIDGLVATLVAIVYTLVPTAAVVLLAVSVLFPFTVVQEGGAAMAQTGPSLLGLLALLVAAGLTLLVVVASLYLLPAAVAAYAVTGRLGAAFSPGTLRRIGGSGAYPVAWLVAVAIGILAQLVGGALAATVVGALLLPVVSFYGNVAGAYAIGRGVSDLDLSRRGTTGQ, from the coding sequence ATGTTCGAGGACGCGATCCGCTACCCGTGGCAGGGCGACGAGAAGGTGACGACGCTGCTGTTGGGCGGGGTCCTCGGCCTGCTGGGGTTCCTACTGATCCCCGCGATACTGGTGCTCGGGTACCTCGTGCGCGTCGTCCGGCAGGTCGAGGCCGGCGACCGCGAGCGCCCGCCGACGTTCGAGGACTGGGGCGACCTGTTGATCGACGGCCTCGTCGCCACCCTCGTGGCGATCGTCTACACGCTGGTCCCGACGGCGGCGGTCGTCCTGCTGGCGGTCTCGGTGCTGTTCCCGTTCACCGTCGTTCAGGAGGGCGGGGCGGCGATGGCCCAGACCGGACCGAGCCTCCTGGGCCTGCTCGCGTTGCTGGTCGCCGCGGGGCTGACCCTGCTCGTCGTCGTCGCGTCGCTGTACCTGCTCCCGGCCGCCGTCGCCGCCTACGCCGTCACCGGCCGGCTCGGTGCGGCCTTCTCGCCGGGGACGCTGCGTCGCATCGGCGGCTCCGGCGCGTATCCCGTCGCCTGGCTGGTCGCCGTCGCGATCGGCATCCTCGCGCAGCTCGTCGGGGGTGCCCTGGCGGCCACCGTCGTGGGTGCCCTGTTGCTGCCGGTGGTCTCGTTCTACGGCAACGTCGCGGGGGCGTACGCAATCGGACGCGGTGTGTCAGACCTCGACCTGTCCCGCCGGGGGACGACCGGTCAGTAG
- a CDS encoding DUF4013 domain-containing protein, producing MFRDAIDYPRNSDSAVTTVLIGGVLTLLSVLVVPTFFVLGYVVRALRSVLGGSEEPPVFDDWGDLFVDGLKAFAIGLVYSLIPVGSALAALLVVGTATFAVGGDSPRTGIVVVLAAVGVALLLTLVSLALVYVLPAAVVAWVRTDRLGAAFAPDELRPLAFSRTYATGWLVAVAIGLLANVVGGVVSATGVGGLLVPFLLFYAQVAGVYAIGTAVREIPRVADGPDAPAGRPAA from the coding sequence ATGTTTCGAGACGCAATCGATTACCCACGGAACAGCGACAGCGCGGTGACCACCGTCCTCATCGGTGGGGTGTTGACACTCCTGAGCGTCCTCGTCGTCCCGACGTTCTTCGTCCTGGGCTACGTCGTCCGGGCGCTGCGATCGGTACTCGGCGGCAGCGAGGAGCCGCCGGTGTTCGACGACTGGGGCGACCTGTTCGTCGACGGGCTCAAGGCGTTCGCCATCGGGCTCGTCTACTCGCTGATCCCCGTCGGGTCGGCGCTGGCGGCGCTCCTGGTCGTCGGGACGGCGACGTTCGCCGTCGGCGGTGACAGCCCCCGGACCGGGATCGTCGTGGTGCTGGCAGCCGTCGGCGTCGCGCTCCTGTTGACGCTGGTCTCGCTGGCGCTCGTCTACGTCCTGCCCGCCGCCGTCGTGGCCTGGGTCCGCACCGACCGCCTCGGAGCCGCCTTCGCGCCCGACGAACTCCGCCCGCTGGCGTTCAGCCGGACCTACGCGACCGGCTGGCTGGTCGCGGTCGCGATCGGCCTGCTGGCGAACGTCGTCGGCGGCGTCGTCAGCGCCACCGGCGTCGGCGGGCTGCTGGTCCCGTTCCTCCTGTTCTACGCACAGGTGGCCGGCGTCTACGCCATCGGGACGGCGGTCCGGGAGATCCCCCGTGTGGCGGACGGTCCCGACGCGCCCGCCGGACGGCCGGCCGCCTGA
- a CDS encoding ArsR/SmtB family transcription factor, with protein MSLLPSRGPDASASQDGDLQIVGVDEDVSAALDALSSETAREILNAVYDDPGTPSELADRLDMSIQKVSYHLEKLEDEELIAVAGTQYSEKGQEMKVYEPPEEPLVLFVGTQDRKRSLKGLVQRLIPVVGLLTAASLVVQLLLGNISLPVPMGQTGAGGADGGGAGGDAVESQATTETETPTEAPTDTATATSADGGDGGGMNIAENTDSPTATDAPAETVTEEPATAIQTEAPTTETPVPETDTSLEYAAEATEVARTAAGSGGLEVAPGLAFLLGGLFVVAVFVGLWAYREY; from the coding sequence ATGTCCCTGCTGCCCTCGCGTGGCCCCGACGCGAGCGCGTCTCAGGACGGCGATCTCCAGATCGTCGGCGTCGACGAGGACGTCTCCGCCGCCCTGGACGCGCTCTCCTCCGAGACGGCCCGCGAGATACTCAACGCCGTCTACGACGACCCCGGAACGCCCTCCGAACTCGCCGACCGGCTGGACATGTCCATCCAGAAGGTCTCGTACCACCTGGAGAAACTGGAAGACGAGGAACTCATCGCCGTCGCCGGCACCCAGTACTCCGAGAAGGGACAGGAGATGAAGGTCTACGAGCCGCCCGAGGAGCCGCTGGTGCTGTTCGTGGGCACCCAGGACCGCAAGCGTTCGCTCAAGGGCCTCGTCCAGCGGCTCATCCCGGTCGTCGGTCTCCTGACAGCGGCCAGCCTCGTCGTCCAGTTGCTGCTGGGCAACATCTCGCTCCCGGTGCCGATGGGACAGACGGGGGCCGGCGGCGCGGACGGCGGTGGGGCCGGCGGCGACGCCGTCGAGTCACAGGCGACCACCGAGACGGAGACGCCCACGGAGGCCCCGACCGACACCGCGACCGCGACGAGCGCGGACGGCGGCGACGGCGGCGGGATGAACATCGCCGAGAACACCGACTCGCCGACGGCGACGGACGCGCCGGCCGAGACGGTCACCGAGGAGCCGGCGACCGCCATACAGACGGAGGCCCCGACGACGGAGACGCCGGTCCCGGAGACGGACACGAGTCTCGAATACGCCGCCGAGGCGACCGAGGTCGCGAGGACGGCCGCCGGGAGCGGCGGGCTGGAGGTCGCGCCCGGCCTCGCGTTCCTGCTCGGGGGCCTGTTCGTGGTCGCCGTCTTCGTCGGGCTGTGGGCGTACCGGGAGTACTGA
- a CDS encoding ATP-binding protein — MAFEEQPDFARQVADLNKYGQALNRCGSVEEVVSLTLEAMSLLFEFSYSTFVEVRDDEPRVVHSTNPRLSQGDEPSEVALRAFETGETVITTGVTAGIGGDSDVTATLAVPARMGGEVTAVLVTRSTSTDEFGEEHSRPLEILASHAATAVSNIRSRERLERARQDLETRKEMIEMYDRLLRHDLGNDLQVIAGFADAVSSQVDGQTEEYAGKIQRAAESAADLIERVGSLVSTLEDEQEPEPRDLATILDSVVTETTANYDSLTVDFDPEGADYRVYGGELLDSVFTNVLSNAAVHNDGDVFVEVYAEASPDEVVVGFADDGSGVPADLREELFEMGAKGPDSSGSGFGLGFVRALTESYGGDVEVTDSEFGGADFRVTLARV; from the coding sequence ATGGCATTCGAGGAACAACCCGACTTCGCCCGGCAGGTCGCGGACCTGAACAAGTACGGGCAAGCGCTGAACCGGTGTGGGAGCGTCGAGGAAGTGGTCTCGCTGACGCTGGAGGCGATGTCGCTGCTGTTCGAGTTCTCCTACTCGACGTTCGTCGAGGTTCGCGACGACGAGCCTCGGGTCGTCCACAGCACGAACCCGCGCCTCTCGCAGGGCGACGAGCCCAGCGAGGTCGCGTTGCGGGCATTCGAGACGGGCGAGACGGTCATCACGACCGGTGTCACCGCCGGGATCGGCGGGGACTCCGACGTGACCGCGACCCTGGCCGTGCCCGCCCGGATGGGCGGTGAGGTGACCGCCGTCCTCGTCACGCGGTCGACCTCGACCGACGAGTTCGGCGAGGAGCACTCCCGACCGCTGGAGATCCTCGCCTCCCACGCCGCCACGGCAGTCAGCAACATCCGCTCGCGGGAGCGCCTGGAACGGGCCAGACAGGACCTGGAGACGCGCAAGGAGATGATCGAGATGTACGACCGGCTCCTGCGTCACGACCTCGGCAACGACCTCCAGGTCATCGCCGGCTTCGCCGACGCCGTCTCCTCGCAGGTGGACGGTCAGACCGAAGAGTACGCCGGCAAGATCCAGCGGGCGGCCGAGAGCGCGGCCGACCTCATCGAGCGGGTGGGCTCGCTCGTCTCGACGCTGGAGGACGAACAGGAGCCGGAACCCCGGGACCTCGCCACCATCCTCGACAGCGTCGTCACGGAGACGACGGCGAACTACGACTCGCTGACCGTCGACTTCGATCCCGAGGGTGCGGACTACCGGGTCTACGGGGGCGAACTCCTCGACTCCGTGTTCACGAACGTCCTCTCGAACGCCGCCGTCCACAACGACGGCGACGTGTTCGTCGAGGTGTACGCCGAGGCCTCGCCCGACGAGGTCGTGGTCGGGTTCGCAGACGACGGCAGCGGCGTCCCGGCGGACCTCCGCGAAGAGCTCTTCGAGATGGGCGCGAAAGGCCCCGACAGCAGCGGGAGCGGGTTCGGGCTCGGGTTCGTCCGGGCGCTGACGGAGTCCTACGGTGGCGACGTCGAAGTCACCGACAGCGAGTTCGGCGGCGCGGACTTCCGCGTGACGCTGGCGCGGGTCTGA